The following coding sequences are from one Rutidosis leptorrhynchoides isolate AG116_Rl617_1_P2 chromosome 11, CSIRO_AGI_Rlap_v1, whole genome shotgun sequence window:
- the LOC139874582 gene encoding uncharacterized mitochondrial protein AtMg01250-like, protein MANETLSFLRHTSLIFKVDLEKAFDVRNFLIDVMEAMGFGYKWRKWMLICLTSSSISVLINGSPTGEFTFGRGVRQGDPFSPFLFIIAAEELNLLTIIVVERNLFNGVEVGDDVLRISHLQFEDDKIFFGEWN, encoded by the coding sequence ATGGCTAATGAAACTCTTTCTTTTTTAAGACACACAAGTCTAATCTTCAAAGTTGACCTTGAAAAGGCGTTTGATGTTAGGAATTTTTTGATAGATGTGATGGAAGCCATGGGATTCGGTTATAAATGGAGGAAATGGATGTTGATTTGTCTCACCTCGTCTTCTATATCAGTCTTGATTAACGGCTCCCCGACGGGAGAATTTACATTTGGGAGAGGCGTTAGGCAAGGTGACCCTTTCTCGCCGTTTCTCTTTATCATTGCGGCCGAAGAGCTAAATCTTCTCACTATCATTGTGGTCGAGAGGAACTTATTTAATGGTGTAGAAGTGGGCGATGATGTATTGAGAATTTCACATCTTCAATTCGAGGATGACAAAATCTTCTTCGGTGAATGGAATTAG